AATTTTCGCCGCGCGCCTTCAGCCAGGCGACGAGGTCGGTGACGGTTTTCACATCCGCCGGCGGCACGATCTCTTCTTCCGCCAGCCCGACACGCTCGCGCACCCAGGCAAAATAAAGTGCTCTCATCCTTGTCCGGCCTCGCTCATCGTATGTCTGAACCCGGCCTTCATATAGTCCCAGCCCGTATAAAGCGTCAGCAGCGCCGCGAGCCATAGGAGGAAAAGCCCGATTTGGGTCGTGCCGGGGATCACCGCTTCGCCAGCCGGACCGGCAATGAGAAAGCCGAGCGCGACGATCTGCACGAAAGTCTTCCATTTCGCCAGCCGGCTGACCGGCACCGAAACCTTGAGTTCGGCCAAAAACTCCCGCAGGCCCGAAACAAGAATCTCGCGACAGAGAATGACGATCGCCGCCCAAAGCGAATAGCTGGCGATCGAGTGATCCGCCACCAGCATCAAAAGCACGGCCGAGACGAGCAGCTTATCGGCGATCGGATCGAGCATGCGCCCGAGCGAGGACTGCTGCGACAAGATGCGGGCAAGATAGCCGTCGAGGAAATCGGTGATCCCCGCCGCCGTGAAAATTCCGAGCGCCGTCCAGCGCATGCTGAATTCCGCCGGCCAAAACAGGCAAACGACGACCAGAGGGACGGCAAGCACTCGACCATAGGTCAAGATATTGGGAAGGCTGAAGCGCTGGTCGAGACCGCGGGAGATCGAAAATGCCATGCCTGGAGGGAACAGTCCTGCAGCCGAAAGGTCAATAGAACAATCGCGGTGATTTCGTTCAAAGGTCTTTTGGAAGGTCTCCGCCGATGCCGCGACGATCAGGCGCCGGCCTCGCCATGAAAGAAATCATAGACGAGCTTGGCCATTGCCGCATTGATGCCCGGCACTTTCTCGAGATCGCCGAGCGCCGCGCGCGCAATCGCCTTGGCCGTGCCGAAAGCATGCAGCAGGGCGCGTTTGCGCGCCGGGCCGATGCCGGCAATCTCGTCCAGCGGGCTTTTGGTGAAATCCTTCTTCCGCCGCGCCCGATGCGTGCCGATCGCGAAGCGATGCGCCTCATCGCGCAGCCTCTGCACGAAATAGAGCGCCGGATCGCGCGGGGCCAAGCGGAACGGCTCCTTGCCAGCAACAAAAAATGTCTCGCGCCCGGCATTGCGATCTGGACCCTTGGCAATACCGGCAATGGCGACATCTTCGACGCCAAGATCCGTCAGCACGGTTGAAGCTGCGTCGAATTGCCCCTGGCCGCCGTCGATGAGGATCAGATCTGGCCGCTGTGGAAAGGCGTCCGGATCCTCCGATGCCGCGGCCTCCGGCGGCATGTCCTGGGCCAGAGCGCTTTTGCGATCCTCTTCCTTCATCAAACGCGTAAACCGTCGGCGCAAAACTTCGCGCATCATGCCGAAATCATCGCCGGGCGTCAGATCTTCGCCCTTGATGTTGAACGTGCGGTAATGCGCTTTCATGAATCCGGCCGGTCCGGCGACGATCATTGCGCCGACGGCATTCGTGCCCATGATATGGGAATTGTCATAGACTTCGATGCGCCGCGGCGCCTTGCCGATCCCGAAGGCGTCAGCAAGCGCAATGAGCAGCTTTTCCTGGCTCGCCCCCTCCGACAATTTGCGTCCGAGGGTTTCCCGCGCATTTTGCGCGGCATGCTCGACGAGATCCTTTTTCTCGCCGCGCTGCGGCACGGCGATCTCGATTCGGTGGCCGGCGCGTTCGCAAAGCGCCCGCTCCAGGACCTCGCGATCCTCGATCTCATGCGACAACAGAATGAGCCGGGCGGCCGGCATATCGGCATAGAATTGAGCAAGAAAGGCATCGAGCACTTCGGCTTGCGAAAGGCTCTTGTCGGCGCGCGGAAAATAGGCCCGATTGCCCCAGTTCTGATAGGTGCGGAAGAAAAACACCTCGACGCAGAATTGCCCGGCGTCTTCGGTGATCGCAAAGACATCGGCTTCCTCGACGGTTTTCGGATTGATGCCTTGCGCGCCTTGAATGGCCGAGAGCGCCGAGATACGGTCACGCAACCGCGCCGCGCGCTCGAATTCGAGCGCTTCCGATGCTTCGCCCATCTCATGCGCGAGCAAATCGCGCACCGCATGGCTCTTGCCGGAGAGAAAATCGCGCGCCTCATGCACCAGCTCGGCATAATCTCCAGCATCGATCTCGCCGGTGCAGGGCGCCGAACAGCGCTTGATCTGATAGAGAAGACAAGGCCGCGTCCGGTTCTCGAAATAGCTGTCGGAACATGATCGCAGGAGAAAGGCGCGCTCCAGCGCATTCAAGGTGCGGTTGACCGCCCAGACGCTGGCGAAGGGGCCGAAATAATCGCCTTTCCGCGCTCGCGCGCCGCGATGTTTGGCGATCTGCGGCGCCCAATGATCGCCGGAGAGAAAAATATAGGGGAAGGATTTGTCGTCGCGCATCAACACGTTGAAGCGCGGCTTCATCTGCTTGATGTAATTGGTCTCGAGCAGCAGCGCCTCGGTCTCGGTGGCGGTCGAAACGAAGACCATGGAGGCGGTCAGCGCGATCATGCGCGCGATCCGATTGGTATGACCGGTCGGCCGCATATAGCTTGCAATGCGCTTGCGCACGCTCTTCGCCTTGCCGACGTAGAGAACCTCGCTGTCGGCCCCGATCATTCGATAGACGCCAGGCCCGACCGGTGCATGTTTCCAATGGGCCTTGATGGCTGCGACGCCACGCGCCAGCGATGCCGGCGCCGCCGTATCCATGGACTCGAGGACGCTCGACTCGAGCGCGCCGCCGTCAGGCGCGATCACATCTTCGGGAGACGCAACGGCTGGATCGTCATGCGCCGCCGCGCCGCCGGCCAAATCGGAGTCCGTAGGGGAACGAGTGCGGCTCATATTTGTGATTTAGGCGGCTGCGCCCTGCGGCGAAAGTGCCAAACCCACATTCGCGCAGAATTCGACAAGAGCATTCCGCAAAAGCCGCTCGAAAACCACTCTAGCACTTCAAATTGGCGCGATTTCACACTTGTTTGCCGGAAATGGCGACTGAAACCGCACTGAGATGAACTGCTTGGCGCCTCTCTAGACCTCGGGAAGGATTCGGTTTAGCTCTTGCCCCGACCGCGCTTGCTTGGTCGAAGCGCAGGCTGGCGGGCACAGACCCAGCCACGGAAGATTGAATGGACCGTCGAGGGGACATGCATCCCAGCTTTTTCGCGCCCGAGTCTGTATCGTCGTCGGATCAGATCTCCGGGGGCGAACAGCCCACGCGTCGGCCATCGGCCTGCCGCGCCACGCTCCGTCGGCTGGGCTCCAGCGCCCTTGCCCTTGCTTCATGCTGGATGCTGTCCGGCTGCATCGATTCCTTTGCCGCGGCGCCGCCGCCCCCGACCGTGACGCCTCCTCCGACCAATCTGGTGCGTCGCGAAGGCGTGAGCCCGAGCGGCGCGACCGTCGCCGTGGCGAGCCTGCTTGGCGGACCGGACGGGATCAGGGACAGCTTCGCCAGCGCCTTCGATGCCGCGGCCCAAGCGCAAAAAATCGTCATGGTGCCTCCGGCGACCGCCAATTATCTCGTTCGCGGCTATTTGAACGCCGTGCCGGAGGCCGACGGCACTTCCGTCACCTATGTCCTCGACATATTCGATTCGAAAAAGCACCGCATGCAACGGGTGGAAGATCATATCCTCGTAACAACGAAGGCAGCCGATCCCTGGTCGGTCGTCAATGATCGCATCCTTGCTGCGGTCGCGGCAAAAAGCGCCGCCGCGCTCGCCACCGTCCTCACCAACACCCCCGAAGCGATCGTCGCTGCGGCGCTCGCAACGCCTGACAAGACCGGCAACGCTGCCGGCGTCGCATCGAGCGATGCGGCCGGCGGCCACACGGACGTTGCCGCGGCGCCGCCTGTCGGACCGCCTGGAAACGGCGCATCCACCGACGGTCTCAGGCGCCTCGCGCTGCATTAGAGCATGATCTCACCAATTCAGATTCCGGCAGTAGAATCATGCACTAAACCAAGAAGACAGAACGTGGCCGCAGAGCCTATGGCTCTCGCCATCCCCGCAGATGGCGCGCGAGCCGCGGTTCTGAGGCCTCCCTGTTTTAGCGGCGGTCGCGCCCACACCGTCCATTAGCCAATCCCCTCAAGGAGACAGACCATGAAAGCTTCGCCGCTCGTCGCCGCCACCGGCCTTCTTGCCATGCTGTTTGCCTCGACTGCGGCGCTCGCCGATCCAATCGGCGACTGGCGGGTCGCCGACGGCACTGCCACGGTTCGAATTCGCCATTGCGGCTCAGCTTTTTGCGGTTATATCGCCACGACCGCGACGCCGCCTGGAAAAGATTTTAAGAACCCCGATCCGCGCAAGCGCAACCATTCTGTGATCGGCCTCGAGATCTTGATCAACATGAAAGCCGCCGGCAACAATCGCTGGACGGGCGCGACTTATAATGCGGAAGATGGACAAATGTATTCAGCCGCCATGTCGATGGTCAGTGCAAAGGCTCTAAAAATCCAAGGCTGCGTGCCCGGCAGCACGATGTGTGGCTCGGAAACTTGGTCGCGGGTACGATGAGTGCAAGACAACAGGCAGCGCGTGCCATGATCCAGACTTGGCGGCGCACAACAAAATATGAACGGCCCGCGCGATGAAGATCCTTGCTGGTAATTCCAATCGCGCTCTGACCGAGGCCATCGCGGCCTATATCGGCGTGCCGCTGACCAAATGTCAGGTCCGCCGCTTCGCCGATATGGAGGTCTTCGTCGAAATTCAGGAGAATGTGCGCGGCCAGGACACTTTCATCGTCCAGTCGACCTCCTTTCCTGCCAATGACCATCTCATGGAGGTCTTGATCATGGCCGATGCGTTGCGCCGCGCTTCGGCACGGCGCATCACCGCGGTCATCCCCTATTTCGGCTATGCGCGGCAGGATCGAAAACCCGGTCCGCGGACGCCGATTTCGGCCAAGCTGGTCGCCAATATGATCACCCGTGCAGGTGCCGATCGGGTGCTGACGGTCGATCTCCACGCCGGACAGATCCAGGGGTTCTTCGATATTCCGACCGATAATCTTTTCGCTGCGCCGGTGATGGTGCGCGACATCAAAGAGCGGATACCGCTCAACAATCTGATGGTTGTCTCACCCGATGTCGGCGGCGTCGTGCGCGCGCGCGCGCTGGCCAAACGCATCGATGCGCCGCTCGCGATCGTCGACAAACGCCGCGAGCGCGCCGGCGAATCGGAAGTCATGAACGTCATCGGCGATGTCTCCGGCAAGACGTGCCTGCTCGTCGACGACATCATCGATTCAGGCGGTACTCTCTGCAATGCCGCCGATGCGCTCATGCGAGAAGGCGCCGAAGAGGTCCGCGCCTATATCACCCATGGCGTGCTTTCCGGCGGCGCGGTCGCGCGCATTGCCTCGTCGCACCTCAAGGAACTGGTGCTGACCGACACGATCCATCCGACCGAAGCGGTGCGCATCTCGAACAACATTCGCGTCATCTCGATCGCGCCATTGATCGGGGAAGCCATCGCGCGCACGGCGAAGGAAGAAAGCGTGTCGAGCCTGTTCGACTGAGAGGCGTTCGCGGCTATTCCGCGGCCACCGGGCGCAAGCGCCCAGTCGGCCGGCGCACGGCGCCGACGAAGAGCGGCCGCGCGAGGCGGGCGATCACCAAGACGGCGCCGGCCGCGAGCACGTACCAGGCCGGACGCACCGTGTAGGAAAAGTCGAGATTGGCGGACAAAATCATAAGTATGGGCGCGCCGGTCTTATACGAATACCAAAGCGCTTCGCCGCCCGCCGTTGCCAGCGCCGCGGCACAAGCGAGGGCGCACTGCGCCGGCACCGACAGATCGCCGATGAGGCGGCGCAGCAGCCTCTCGGCAAGCAGCAGTGTGAAGATCCCGCCCATGATGATCGGTTCGCTCACATCGAGCTTCGATTGCATGAAAAAATGCACGGTTCCGAGCGCGGCGATCACATAGACGGTTTTGTGCAAAAGCCCCCAGCGCTGGGCACCAAGCCGGCGGATCATCGCATCGGTCGAGGTGACCCCCAGGGCCACCAGACCGCAGAATGCGACGAAGCCGATCGTCAGATAGAGCCGCAGCACGATCTCCGAGGCAATGCGCGGCAGATTGCCATGCTGGCTCAGGCCGTAGAGGCCGAGATGCAGCAGCGCATAAAAGAGCACCGAAAGCCCGAGCATACGCCGCAGTCCGGCGAGCCGGTTGAACCGCGTCGCATAGCGCAGCGGGGTCACCGCCAGGGTCACGGCAAGGAAGCGCACGGCCCAAAGGCCGGTTTGATGGATCGCCTCGGTGTCGGGACGTGGGCCAAGCGCGTGCTCGAACGTAGCGATCACCAGCCAAAGCGCCGGCGCCAGCACGGCCGCAAATACCGCCAGCCGCAGCGCCGAGAAATGCCCCGTTCGATCATACCAAGGCAACAATCTGACAAGCATTTTTGTCTCCACCGCCGACCTCTAACCCTCCTACGAGGCCAGCCGGCTGTTTGTTTCGCGGCCAGCTTTCACGAGGATGTGAGCAGCACGCCCGGATGGGCCGCCACCCCTCGTTACGGCCTCACAGGCGGCAGGGTACCGGCCGCAGAAATCAATCAGCTACGGCCCGGCCCGTGCTCATGACTTTCTCAGCTTGGCTGCGACAAAGGCCGACTTTTGGACGCTTTGGGTAACATGTTTTGCAAAAGATAAGGGCGAAACTCGCCGCTTTCTATCCGGCGGCAACGTCTCCGCATGTTTGCAGGCCGTCGCCAGCAGCAAGCCATTAGCTAAAACGCACCCCAATTCTTGACTTGGCTCACTAAAATAGAGAGGGTCCCGGCCACCTCGCCCGAGCCCCAGACTTCATGCGCAGCTATTTAGATTTCGAAAAGCCCGTCGCCGAACTCGAATCCAAACTCGAGGACCTGCGTACCTTCGCCCGTGAGGGCGATTCCGAGGCCATCAGTGAAGAACTGATGCGGCTCGAGGTTCGCGCGACGAAGATGCTTGCCGACCTTTATGCCGGTCTCACGCCCTGGCAGAAGACGCTCGTGGCCCGGCATCCGCAGCGGCCACATTGTTCCGATTACATTGCCGGCCTGTTCACCGATTTCACCGCGCTGTCCGGCGACCGGCTGTTCGGCGAGGATGCTGCCATCGTCGGCGGCTTCGCGCGCTTTCGTGGCACGCCGGTCTGCGTCATCGGCCAGGAAAAAGGCTCCGACACCGAGTCTCGTCTGCGCCACAATTTCGGCATGGCGCGGCCGGAAGGCTACCGCAAAGCCGTGCGGCTGATGGATCTCGCCGATCGCTTTGGCCTTCCGGTCATTTCACTTGTCGATACGGCCGGCGCATTTCCCGGCATTGAGGCGGAAGAACGCGGTCAGGCGGAAGCCATTGCCCGTTCCACCGATAAGGCGCTCTCGCTCGGTGTCGCCAATGTCGCGATCATCCTCGGCGAAGGTGGCTCCGGCGGCGCCATTGCGATCGCCAGCTGCAATCGCGTCCTGATGCTGGAACATGCGATCTATACGGTCGCATCGCCGGAGGCCTCCGCCTCGATCCTCTGGCGCGATTCGG
The window above is part of the Methylovirgula sp. HY1 genome. Proteins encoded here:
- the moaD gene encoding molybdopterin converting factor subunit 1; this translates as MRALYFAWVRERVGLAEEEIVPPADVKTVTDLVAWLKARGENYEAAFANEKTIRAALDRNHVKPDALIATAKEIAFFPPMTGG
- the pgsA gene encoding CDP-diacylglycerol--glycerol-3-phosphate 3-phosphatidyltransferase produces the protein MAFSISRGLDQRFSLPNILTYGRVLAVPLVVVCLFWPAEFSMRWTALGIFTAAGITDFLDGYLARILSQQSSLGRMLDPIADKLLVSAVLLMLVADHSIASYSLWAAIVILCREILVSGLREFLAELKVSVPVSRLAKWKTFVQIVALGFLIAGPAGEAVIPGTTQIGLFLLWLAALLTLYTGWDYMKAGFRHTMSEAGQG
- the uvrC gene encoding excinuclease ABC subunit UvrC, which produces MSRTRSPTDSDLAGGAAAHDDPAVASPEDVIAPDGGALESSVLESMDTAAPASLARGVAAIKAHWKHAPVGPGVYRMIGADSEVLYVGKAKSVRKRIASYMRPTGHTNRIARMIALTASMVFVSTATETEALLLETNYIKQMKPRFNVLMRDDKSFPYIFLSGDHWAPQIAKHRGARARKGDYFGPFASVWAVNRTLNALERAFLLRSCSDSYFENRTRPCLLYQIKRCSAPCTGEIDAGDYAELVHEARDFLSGKSHAVRDLLAHEMGEASEALEFERAARLRDRISALSAIQGAQGINPKTVEEADVFAITEDAGQFCVEVFFFRTYQNWGNRAYFPRADKSLSQAEVLDAFLAQFYADMPAARLILLSHEIEDREVLERALCERAGHRIEIAVPQRGEKKDLVEHAAQNARETLGRKLSEGASQEKLLIALADAFGIGKAPRRIEVYDNSHIMGTNAVGAMIVAGPAGFMKAHYRTFNIKGEDLTPGDDFGMMREVLRRRFTRLMKEEDRKSALAQDMPPEAAASEDPDAFPQRPDLILIDGGQGQFDAASTVLTDLGVEDVAIAGIAKGPDRNAGRETFFVAGKEPFRLAPRDPALYFVQRLRDEAHRFAIGTHRARRKKDFTKSPLDEIAGIGPARKRALLHAFGTAKAIARAALGDLEKVPGINAAMAKLVYDFFHGEAGA
- a CDS encoding DUF2147 domain-containing protein, translated to MKASPLVAATGLLAMLFASTAALADPIGDWRVADGTATVRIRHCGSAFCGYIATTATPPGKDFKNPDPRKRNHSVIGLEILINMKAAGNNRWTGATYNAEDGQMYSAAMSMVSAKALKIQGCVPGSTMCGSETWSRVR
- a CDS encoding ribose-phosphate pyrophosphokinase, translated to MKILAGNSNRALTEAIAAYIGVPLTKCQVRRFADMEVFVEIQENVRGQDTFIVQSTSFPANDHLMEVLIMADALRRASARRITAVIPYFGYARQDRKPGPRTPISAKLVANMITRAGADRVLTVDLHAGQIQGFFDIPTDNLFAAPVMVRDIKERIPLNNLMVVSPDVGGVVRARALAKRIDAPLAIVDKRRERAGESEVMNVIGDVSGKTCLLVDDIIDSGGTLCNAADALMREGAEEVRAYITHGVLSGGAVARIASSHLKELVLTDTIHPTEAVRISNNIRVISIAPLIGEAIARTAKEESVSSLFD
- a CDS encoding sulfite oxidase heme-binding subunit YedZ, which codes for MLVRLLPWYDRTGHFSALRLAVFAAVLAPALWLVIATFEHALGPRPDTEAIHQTGLWAVRFLAVTLAVTPLRYATRFNRLAGLRRMLGLSVLFYALLHLGLYGLSQHGNLPRIASEIVLRLYLTIGFVAFCGLVALGVTSTDAMIRRLGAQRWGLLHKTVYVIAALGTVHFFMQSKLDVSEPIIMGGIFTLLLAERLLRRLIGDLSVPAQCALACAAALATAGGEALWYSYKTGAPILMILSANLDFSYTVRPAWYVLAAGAVLVIARLARPLFVGAVRRPTGRLRPVAAE
- a CDS encoding acetyl-CoA carboxylase carboxyltransferase subunit alpha — encoded protein: MRSYLDFEKPVAELESKLEDLRTFAREGDSEAISEELMRLEVRATKMLADLYAGLTPWQKTLVARHPQRPHCSDYIAGLFTDFTALSGDRLFGEDAAIVGGFARFRGTPVCVIGQEKGSDTESRLRHNFGMARPEGYRKAVRLMDLADRFGLPVISLVDTAGAFPGIEAEERGQAEAIARSTDKALSLGVANVAIILGEGGSGGAIAIASCNRVLMLEHAIYTVASPEASASILWRDSARAQDAATNMKITAQDLLRFGIIDTIVPEPLGGAHRDRTAIIAATGAAIASALEGLGNMSRQALRDARADKFLAMGRKL